The Vibrio tubiashii genome includes a window with the following:
- the helD gene encoding DNA helicase IV → MQLTANKTAQFFVQHEYHHIEITSDSLILSSESSEEHIPFNVWSGRVQVKNGLIWGGLMFFAHQHDGQQRAWLVQGLPLSKCREFARYAVAAYQHWHKNQCQQLIKYLPQWEESVQRFQIQPSFLTHSMVEKWQDQLTNDLEQMEITLDDAMLRMPSRMACIEPWITRSDAELSTRNEQWMETELENWQVLFSQIESSPLNYSQKRAVLLNDDNNLVLAGAGSGKTSVLTARVAYLLQSHLARSEEILMLAFGRDAAEEMNQRLNDKIGLSAEGIKVNTFHQLGLQILNQVESQGVTISPLALDDNQRQNWCIDWLKKHWMTPTNFKRWQKHLSKWPIAYLAGDDELGSHVENPKLIAWLEKQLMQLSATGASKKEIQQMLVEHPEYTRLNSELALVWPCFQAWQQQLKEQGHIDFNLMITRATQYVTKGKFKAPWRYIMVDEYQDISPQRLALIEALCQQEQGCVLFAVGDDWQSIYQFAGSDVDLTTGFAERFPHSTVHHLDTTYRFNNQIGEVANRFVQQNPAQLEKQLNSHKEQKSKAVTLMPIANVEKVLDQLNRNAKATQSVLLLGRNHYHKPELLADWQKRFGLLNIQFMTCHASKGKEADFVIVLNVDEGQFPARVKALHIDGALTQADDQFPYAEERRLFYVAMTRAKRKVWITYTGSGSSFIKELINDDYPIINQK, encoded by the coding sequence ATGCAGCTAACCGCTAACAAGACTGCACAGTTTTTTGTTCAACACGAATACCACCACATCGAAATTACGTCAGATTCACTCATACTCAGTTCGGAATCAAGCGAAGAGCATATCCCGTTCAATGTTTGGAGTGGGCGAGTACAAGTTAAGAATGGCCTCATTTGGGGTGGTTTGATGTTTTTTGCTCATCAGCATGACGGGCAGCAGAGAGCTTGGTTAGTGCAAGGGCTTCCTTTAAGTAAATGTCGTGAGTTTGCCAGATACGCGGTTGCTGCCTATCAACACTGGCATAAGAATCAATGTCAGCAGCTGATCAAATACTTGCCTCAGTGGGAGGAGAGCGTACAACGCTTTCAGATCCAACCTTCGTTTTTGACCCACTCGATGGTTGAAAAGTGGCAAGACCAATTAACAAATGATCTCGAACAAATGGAGATTACGCTAGACGACGCGATGCTGCGCATGCCAAGTCGAATGGCATGTATTGAACCTTGGATTACTCGCTCTGATGCTGAGTTAAGCACGCGAAACGAGCAGTGGATGGAGACAGAGCTTGAGAACTGGCAGGTACTTTTCTCTCAGATAGAATCTTCCCCCCTAAATTACTCGCAGAAGAGAGCCGTCTTACTTAATGATGATAACAACCTTGTCTTAGCTGGGGCGGGTTCTGGCAAGACAAGCGTGCTGACTGCCCGTGTTGCCTACCTACTTCAAAGTCATTTAGCCCGTTCGGAAGAGATTCTAATGCTGGCCTTTGGTCGAGATGCCGCTGAAGAAATGAATCAGCGTTTGAATGACAAAATCGGTTTGAGTGCAGAAGGCATAAAAGTTAATACATTCCATCAATTGGGCTTACAGATACTTAACCAAGTTGAGTCGCAGGGCGTGACTATTTCGCCTTTAGCACTGGATGATAATCAGCGACAAAACTGGTGTATTGACTGGCTGAAAAAGCATTGGATGACCCCAACTAACTTTAAGCGTTGGCAAAAACATCTATCTAAATGGCCTATTGCTTATTTGGCAGGGGACGATGAGTTAGGCAGTCATGTTGAAAACCCAAAACTGATTGCATGGTTGGAAAAGCAGCTAATGCAGCTTTCAGCCACAGGTGCAAGCAAAAAAGAAATTCAGCAGATGCTGGTTGAGCATCCTGAATATACGCGCTTGAACAGTGAGCTTGCCTTAGTTTGGCCTTGTTTCCAAGCTTGGCAGCAACAGCTTAAAGAGCAAGGTCATATCGACTTTAATCTGATGATTACCCGAGCGACGCAATACGTTACAAAAGGCAAGTTTAAGGCACCTTGGCGTTACATTATGGTTGACGAATATCAGGACATCTCACCACAACGTCTTGCCTTGATTGAAGCGCTTTGTCAACAAGAACAAGGCTGCGTTTTATTTGCGGTAGGTGATGATTGGCAATCAATCTACCAGTTTGCAGGCTCAGACGTGGATCTTACGACAGGGTTTGCAGAGCGATTCCCTCACTCGACCGTTCATCACTTAGATACGACTTACCGATTCAATAACCAGATTGGTGAAGTAGCTAATCGATTTGTGCAACAAAACCCTGCTCAATTAGAAAAGCAGTTGAACAGTCATAAAGAGCAAAAATCGAAAGCAGTGACACTGATGCCTATCGCCAACGTTGAAAAGGTGCTTGATCAGCTCAATCGAAACGCCAAAGCGACCCAGAGTGTACTTTTGCTAGGTCGAAATCACTACCACAAGCCTGAACTATTAGCCGATTGGCAAAAACGTTTCGGCTTGCTTAACATTCAATTTATGACTTGTCATGCCAGTAAAGGCAAAGAAGCAGACTTCGTAATTGTACTCAATGTAGATGAAGGTCAGTTTCCGGCCAGAGTGAAAGCTCTGCATATTGATGGGGCATTAACTCAAGCTGACGATCAGTTCCCATATGCTGAAGAAAGACGTCTTTTCTATGTTGCTATGACACGAGCCAAGCGAAAGGTATGGATCACTTATACAGGAAGTGGGTCAAGCTTTATAAAAGAGCTAATCAACGACGACTACCCAATCATCAACCAAAAGTAA
- a CDS encoding isopenicillin N synthase family dioxygenase yields the protein MKLETVDYQAENAAELFVTSLRETGFGVLKNHPIPKELVESIYENWYQFFMSERKNEFHFNVETQDGYFPPSVSEVAKGHTVKDIKEYFHVYPWGQMPEELKEQIMDYYNRANAFAEELLGWVEAHAPVEVQEKFSVALSEMINGSDKTLLRILHYPPMTGDEEPGAIRAAAHEDINLLTVLPAANEPGLQVLSKEGDWLDVPCDFGNLIINIGDMLQEASGGYFPSTTHRVINPTGERQEQSRISLPLFLHPKPEVVLSERHTADSYLMERLRELGVI from the coding sequence ATGAAACTGGAAACTGTCGATTATCAAGCGGAAAATGCTGCCGAACTGTTTGTTACGTCACTACGTGAAACAGGCTTCGGTGTTTTAAAGAACCACCCAATTCCAAAAGAGCTCGTTGAGTCAATTTACGAGAATTGGTACCAGTTCTTTATGTCTGAGCGTAAAAATGAATTTCATTTTAATGTTGAAACGCAAGACGGCTACTTCCCACCGAGTGTTTCTGAAGTGGCGAAGGGCCACACAGTAAAAGATATCAAAGAGTACTTCCACGTTTACCCTTGGGGACAAATGCCTGAAGAGCTTAAAGAGCAAATCATGGATTACTACAACCGTGCTAACGCATTTGCTGAAGAGCTATTAGGTTGGGTAGAGGCGCATGCGCCTGTAGAAGTACAAGAGAAGTTCTCTGTTGCATTGTCAGAAATGATCAATGGTAGCGACAAAACCTTACTACGTATTCTTCACTACCCACCAATGACAGGTGATGAAGAGCCAGGTGCTATCCGCGCCGCAGCGCACGAAGATATTAACTTACTTACTGTTCTACCAGCTGCAAACGAACCTGGCCTGCAAGTTCTAAGTAAAGAAGGCGACTGGTTAGACGTACCATGTGACTTTGGTAACCTGATCATCAATATCGGTGATATGTTGCAAGAAGCATCAGGCGGTTACTTCCCGTCGACGACGCACCGAGTGATTAACCCGACTGGTGAGCGTCAAGAACAGTCTCGTATCTCGTTGCCATTATTCTTGCACCCAAAACCTGAAGTGGTGCTTTCGGAGCGTCACACTGCAGACAGTTACCTGATGGAACGCCTGCGTGAGCTTGGTGTTATTTAA
- a CDS encoding DNA-J related domain-containing protein, with protein MQERQELTAQFQQYMENPLLWPILEVLRKKPSGWKVHTLASHLGELGFIPLLDDSPEKDLFKRNFLIMNALYQLQETLYPDKWLQVEAMNIILMPSHQVPGHEVDHHDPLRDYYIHWKNYEAEEGEVKRLLNEFWTRYREFVGSTNGKEMDRAKALSLFELPQDASQTEIRKTWRKLALKWHPDRDNGDSDRFRVLCEAWHILRH; from the coding sequence ATGCAAGAACGACAAGAGCTCACTGCGCAATTTCAGCAATACATGGAAAACCCTTTGCTTTGGCCAATTCTTGAAGTACTTCGGAAAAAGCCGAGCGGATGGAAAGTACATACACTAGCTTCTCATCTCGGAGAACTCGGTTTTATCCCACTGCTTGACGATTCGCCAGAAAAAGATCTATTCAAGCGCAACTTTCTTATCATGAACGCTTTGTACCAGCTACAAGAAACACTCTATCCCGATAAGTGGTTACAGGTAGAGGCGATGAACATTATTTTAATGCCATCTCATCAAGTGCCTGGACATGAAGTTGATCACCACGATCCTCTTAGGGACTACTACATCCATTGGAAGAACTATGAAGCAGAAGAGGGTGAAGTAAAACGTCTTCTCAATGAGTTCTGGACTCGTTACCGTGAGTTTGTCGGAAGTACCAATGGCAAAGAGATGGACCGCGCCAAGGCGCTTAGCTTGTTTGAGTTGCCGCAAGATGCGAGCCAAACTGAGATACGCAAAACATGGCGTAAACTCGCATTAAAATGGCACCCTGATCGAGACAATGGTGATAGTGATAGATTTAGAGTTTTGTGTGAGGCTTGGCATATATTGCGTCACTAG
- the cutA gene encoding divalent-cation tolerance protein CutA, whose translation MSGQFCIVLTTTNSQENSQSIISAVLGKQLAACIQTMPIESHYVWNGSLCSDKETLLIMKTKKACYAELEQVIVSEHDYEVPQIVQVPFVEGFNPYLAWIEENTRC comes from the coding sequence ATGAGCGGCCAGTTTTGTATCGTTCTGACGACAACAAACAGTCAGGAAAACAGTCAGAGTATTATTAGTGCGGTGCTTGGCAAACAACTTGCAGCGTGTATCCAAACTATGCCAATTGAAAGTCATTATGTTTGGAATGGCTCTCTATGTAGTGACAAAGAAACCTTGCTGATCATGAAAACGAAAAAAGCGTGTTATGCGGAACTTGAGCAAGTTATCGTATCAGAGCATGATTACGAAGTGCCTCAGATTGTTCAAGTTCCGTTCGTTGAAGGGTTTAATCCTTATTTAGCATGGATAGAAGAAAATACTCGATGCTGA
- a CDS encoding DUF2238 domain-containing protein has product MNRGYSKTLIGLSIAYSCVFIFSAIEPMSRAVWLAEIIPAALIFVTIWVASRRYTFSNTAYVLMFVWLCLHTVGAKYTFAEVPFDWFNQLIGSERNNFDRVAHFSIGLYAYPVAEYLVRKKKLGLGIATSYALFAIMALAAGYEIIEWWYAALAGGDEGIAFLGSQGDIWDAQKDMLMDTLGAICSLILLTVQHRVFSSIHAK; this is encoded by the coding sequence ATGAATCGAGGTTATTCAAAGACACTGATTGGACTTTCTATTGCCTATAGCTGCGTCTTTATATTTTCAGCTATAGAGCCAATGTCACGCGCGGTTTGGTTAGCGGAGATCATTCCAGCAGCATTAATTTTCGTCACCATATGGGTAGCATCGCGCCGCTATACATTTTCAAACACCGCTTATGTATTGATGTTTGTTTGGCTATGCCTACACACTGTTGGCGCGAAGTATACTTTTGCCGAGGTCCCTTTCGACTGGTTTAATCAACTTATTGGTTCTGAGCGCAACAACTTCGATCGCGTAGCGCACTTCTCGATAGGGCTTTATGCCTACCCGGTTGCAGAGTACCTTGTTAGAAAGAAAAAGCTTGGACTTGGCATAGCAACAAGCTACGCGCTGTTTGCCATAATGGCCTTAGCAGCAGGATATGAGATCATCGAATGGTGGTATGCGGCGCTTGCCGGTGGTGACGAGGGCATAGCATTCTTAGGCTCACAAGGTGATATTTGGGATGCTCAAAAAGATATGTTGATGGATACGCTTGGCGCAATCTGTTCTCTGATATTACTGACTGTTCAGCATCGAGTATTTTCTTCTATCCATGCTAAATAA
- the yccS gene encoding YccS family putative transporter: MNLYSQLRHYWANKTFNYSLLILVTLLGVVIPTWYLQLNTLIVPLILGIIAAALAESDDSFTGRLKSQSLTLICFAIAALSIEMLFATPWLFAIGLFISTFGFIMLGAIGPRYASIAFGSLLIAIYTMLGAHESTNVWFQPLMLLTGAAWYYFVSMVWHALWPMQPVQQSLANVFLQLANYLDSKSQLFYPVSNLKPQPHRIEEARLNAATVNALNSCKATFLTRSKRGHVDGASDRFLNTYFLAQDIHERISSTHYRYQELAEHFERFDVLFRFKHLLQNQATSCREIAEAIRLGKEYQHNDDSVYALDELQNSLTYLQDQQNPKWRSLLAQLGYLFNNLATVEKQLSNVNNPDTNKLEEDVLDDTEAHTLKVMWQRVKSNFTKDSMLFRHAVRMSIALTLGYGIIQLFGIERGYWILLTTLFVCQPNYSATRQKLIARVLGTFAGIVIGVPLLTLFPSQESQLLLVVVSGVAFFAFRLANYGYATGFITVLVLFCFNQLGQGFDVILPRIADTLVGCILAVAAVTFILPDWQSKRLHKVMADAIGANQHYLGQIIGQYRVGKKDSLSYRVSRRNAHNQDANLTTAISNMLAEPGRYVSAIDESYRFLTLNHALLSYISALGAHRTRIADEETHKLILDAHRVIHQHLNVLFTQLNEHCDSCDTADIDDPVLEQRLAEWREEDDSSVRMVLQQLHLVYRMLPELHSLASKFAVRVAHKSTE; encoded by the coding sequence GTGAATTTATATAGTCAGCTCCGCCACTACTGGGCAAACAAAACGTTTAACTATAGCCTTCTTATTCTCGTTACCCTTTTAGGCGTGGTGATACCGACATGGTACTTACAACTCAATACGCTTATCGTTCCTTTAATTCTAGGGATTATCGCTGCTGCACTTGCAGAGAGTGACGACAGTTTCACAGGAAGACTAAAGTCCCAGTCGTTAACTTTGATCTGTTTTGCTATTGCTGCACTTTCTATCGAGATGTTGTTTGCCACACCTTGGCTATTCGCAATCGGATTGTTTATTTCGACGTTCGGTTTCATCATGCTTGGCGCTATCGGCCCGAGATACGCCAGTATCGCTTTTGGATCTTTGCTCATTGCGATCTATACCATGTTGGGCGCACATGAAAGTACCAATGTCTGGTTTCAACCTCTTATGCTTCTTACCGGTGCAGCTTGGTACTATTTCGTTTCGATGGTATGGCATGCACTGTGGCCTATGCAGCCTGTTCAGCAGAGTTTGGCAAACGTGTTTTTGCAGCTAGCCAACTATCTCGATTCAAAGAGTCAGCTGTTCTATCCCGTCTCAAACCTTAAGCCGCAACCTCATCGAATTGAAGAAGCAAGACTCAATGCCGCGACGGTGAATGCTCTTAACTCTTGCAAAGCAACGTTTTTAACTCGCTCTAAGCGAGGACATGTAGATGGAGCTAGCGACCGATTTTTGAATACTTATTTTCTTGCTCAAGATATTCATGAGCGAATCAGTTCGACTCACTATCGCTATCAAGAGCTTGCAGAACATTTTGAGCGTTTTGATGTTCTGTTTCGGTTTAAACACTTACTACAAAACCAAGCAACATCGTGCCGCGAGATTGCTGAGGCGATAAGACTCGGTAAAGAGTACCAGCATAACGATGACTCAGTTTATGCGCTTGATGAGCTGCAAAACTCACTGACTTATCTTCAAGACCAACAAAATCCGAAATGGCGTTCACTACTAGCGCAGCTCGGTTACCTGTTTAACAACTTAGCAACCGTTGAAAAGCAGCTAAGTAATGTCAATAACCCAGATACCAACAAACTTGAAGAAGACGTTTTAGACGATACAGAGGCGCACACCTTAAAGGTGATGTGGCAGCGAGTAAAATCTAACTTCACTAAAGACTCTATGCTGTTTAGGCATGCAGTGAGAATGTCAATTGCACTGACCCTTGGTTATGGCATTATCCAATTGTTTGGTATTGAGCGCGGTTACTGGATTCTACTGACAACATTGTTTGTTTGTCAGCCCAACTACAGTGCCACAAGGCAAAAACTGATTGCGCGCGTGCTGGGGACGTTCGCAGGTATTGTTATCGGTGTACCGCTCTTAACCCTCTTCCCCTCGCAAGAGAGCCAATTACTGCTTGTCGTCGTATCAGGGGTCGCCTTCTTCGCATTTAGACTGGCAAACTATGGCTATGCGACTGGCTTTATCACCGTATTAGTACTGTTCTGTTTTAACCAGTTGGGGCAAGGCTTTGATGTTATTCTTCCGCGTATTGCTGATACCTTAGTCGGTTGTATTCTCGCGGTTGCGGCAGTGACCTTTATTCTCCCTGATTGGCAGTCAAAACGGCTGCACAAAGTGATGGCCGACGCTATAGGGGCTAATCAACACTACCTTGGTCAGATTATTGGCCAATATCGAGTGGGTAAAAAAGACAGTTTGAGTTACCGAGTGTCAAGACGGAACGCTCATAACCAAGATGCGAACTTAACAACAGCAATTAGTAATATGCTTGCCGAGCCCGGTCGTTATGTTTCCGCCATTGATGAAAGCTACCGTTTCTTGACATTAAACCACGCCCTTCTGAGTTATATCTCTGCCTTGGGCGCACACAGAACACGTATCGCTGACGAGGAGACTCATAAGTTGATCCTTGATGCTCATAGAGTGATCCACCAGCACTTAAATGTGTTGTTTACTCAATTAAACGAGCACTGCGATAGCTGTGATACCGCAGACATTGACGATCCAGTGCTAGAGCAGCGCCTTGCCGAGTGGCGTGAAGAGGATGACAGTTCTGTACGTATGGTTTTGCAACAATTGCATTTGGTTTATCGGATGCTGCCAGAATTGCACTCCCTAGCCAGCAAGTTTGCAGTGCGTGTTGCGCATAAGTCGACTGAATAA